Proteins encoded within one genomic window of Polaribacter sp. NJDZ03:
- a CDS encoding LLM class flavin-dependent oxidoreductase: MKTLQTAYSILDLALVSEGNTLKDTFNNVLELAQNAETFGYTRYWLAEHHNSTNIGSIATSVLIGYAAQGTKTIRVGSGGIMLPNHSPLIVAEQFGTLGSLYPNRIDLGLGRAPGTDRETAEAIRSDFMEAAQHFPREIEKIQTYFSKENEHANVRATVAEGVEVPLYILGSSTDSAHLAAKKGLPYAFASHFATTHLWNALAIYREEFQPSDVLEKPYIIAGVNIIIAETDEEAANLSTSLIRMIVGLFTGKRDFVQPPTAMTDYYKEILQNPQVHQMLKYSFIGSKATVKAKVKDFLEKTQADELIAVTNIYSIKDRVRSYELFAEIMKELNS; the protein is encoded by the coding sequence ATGAAAACTCTACAAACAGCATATTCCATCTTAGATCTTGCTTTAGTTTCCGAAGGGAATACTTTAAAAGATACCTTTAATAATGTATTAGAATTAGCACAAAATGCCGAAACCTTTGGGTATACGCGTTATTGGTTGGCAGAACATCATAATTCTACAAATATTGGTAGTATTGCCACCTCAGTTTTAATTGGGTATGCTGCACAAGGAACTAAAACCATTCGTGTTGGTTCTGGCGGAATTATGTTGCCCAATCATTCGCCATTAATTGTAGCAGAACAGTTTGGTACGTTAGGCTCTTTATACCCAAATAGAATAGATTTAGGTTTAGGGAGAGCTCCGGGAACCGATAGAGAAACGGCAGAAGCCATTCGATCGGATTTTATGGAAGCAGCGCAACATTTCCCTAGAGAAATAGAAAAAATTCAGACTTATTTTTCTAAAGAAAACGAACATGCAAATGTAAGAGCTACGGTTGCAGAAGGCGTTGAGGTGCCACTTTATATTTTAGGATCTAGCACAGACAGTGCACATTTGGCAGCCAAAAAAGGATTACCGTATGCATTTGCAAGTCATTTTGCAACAACACATTTATGGAATGCTTTGGCCATTTATAGAGAAGAATTTCAACCTTCGGATGTTTTAGAAAAACCGTATATCATTGCGGGTGTAAACATAATTATTGCAGAAACCGATGAAGAAGCTGCCAATTTATCTACGTCTTTAATTAGAATGATTGTAGGTTTATTTACCGGAAAAAGAGATTTTGTACAACCTCCAACTGCCATGACAGATTATTATAAAGAGATTTTACAAAACCCGCAAGTACATCAAATGCTGAAATATTCTTTTATAGGAAGTAAAGCAACCGTAAAAGCAAAAGTAAAAGACTTTTTAGAAAAAACGCAAGCGGATGAATTAATTGCAGTAACTAATATTTATTCTATAAAAGATAGAGTTCGTTCTTATGAGTTATTTGCAGAAATTATGAAAGAATTGAATTCTTAA
- a CDS encoding patatin-like phospholipase family protein, whose protein sequence is MLKNYSEQLSKLNVNIPINLVLSGGGIKCAAHLALIEKIEELGLQINAISGSSGGALVASLYASGISTQEILEIFKKTSLFKFSFFSITKAGLFDTFLFKSIIENKIKNKFSDLEIPIYITASNMQSGKSRYFSKGQLLKPVLASCAIPGIFTPIIINKTLYSDGGILDNFPIKPFLKSGLPIIGSYVGKPAKKTPQQLNSTFKVIAHATYLKAHAAEGFKFAATKMTVSFPLSEYSGLDNKDSEKIFDIGKGYLDGILNNSF, encoded by the coding sequence TTGCTTAAAAATTACAGTGAACAACTTTCTAAATTAAATGTAAACATTCCTATAAACTTGGTATTATCTGGAGGAGGCATTAAATGTGCCGCACATTTGGCTTTGATAGAAAAGATAGAAGAACTTGGTTTACAAATAAATGCTATTTCTGGAAGTAGTGGAGGAGCTTTGGTTGCTTCGTTATATGCTTCTGGTATTTCTACACAAGAAATTTTAGAGATCTTTAAAAAAACAAGTCTTTTTAAATTTTCATTTTTCAGCATTACAAAAGCAGGGCTTTTTGATACTTTTTTATTTAAATCGATTATAGAAAATAAAATTAAAAATAAATTTAGCGACTTAGAAATTCCTATTTATATTACTGCCTCTAACATGCAAAGTGGCAAGTCTCGTTATTTTAGTAAAGGTCAATTATTAAAACCGGTGTTGGCTTCTTGTGCTATTCCTGGTATTTTTACGCCAATTATAATCAATAAAACACTGTATTCTGATGGTGGAATTTTAGATAATTTCCCAATTAAGCCTTTTCTTAAATCAGGTTTACCAATTATAGGAAGTTATGTAGGTAAACCTGCAAAAAAAACGCCTCAACAATTAAACTCAACCTTTAAAGTGATTGCACATGCTACGTATTTAAAAGCACATGCGGCAGAAGGTTTTAAATTTGCAGCTACAAAAATGACCGTTAGTTTTCCGTTGTCTGAGTATTCTGGATTAGATAATAAAGATTCAGAAAAAATATTTGATATTGGGAAGGGATATTTGGATGGAATTTTGAATAATTCATTTTAA
- a CDS encoding MFS transporter: MSKNLSNSVLYLMSISAGLVVANLYYNQPLLHQMVLEFGVSESAISKVPLATQLGYAFGLLFIVPLGDKVSNKKILQFDFALMILSLIAASLSSTLYLLIISSFFIGFSSAIPQLFVPMVAQLSDDKGRGRAIGIVMSGLLIGILGSRVISGVIGKWFGWRFMFSAATILMVLLFILLQYKLPKIKPNYKGSYGSLLKSIGHYFKTEPSLRLAALRGGLGFAGLSVFWTTFVFLMEDHFNYDSDIAGAFGVFGIVGALGATVVGKMNDKYTRKSMIIFSTVLLMVSWVIFFFSGYSLIGLALGVIIVDLGMQVLHITNQVTIFSKNPEARNRVNTVYMVGFFIGGAFGTFFGAYAWQNFGWKGVAGLGLLISVSILVVQFIYEPKTSIIKEV; this comes from the coding sequence ATGAGTAAAAATTTATCCAATTCCGTACTCTATTTAATGAGTATATCTGCAGGACTTGTTGTGGCAAACCTCTATTACAACCAACCACTGCTGCACCAAATGGTTTTAGAATTTGGAGTTAGTGAATCTGCTATAAGCAAAGTCCCTTTAGCTACACAACTGGGGTATGCTTTTGGATTGTTGTTTATTGTTCCTTTAGGAGATAAGGTTTCTAACAAAAAAATATTACAGTTCGATTTTGCTTTAATGATATTATCACTTATTGCAGCATCCTTATCTAGTACTTTATACCTTTTAATAATCAGTAGTTTTTTTATTGGCTTTTCATCAGCAATACCTCAACTATTTGTGCCTATGGTTGCACAATTATCAGACGATAAAGGTCGTGGTCGTGCCATCGGTATTGTAATGAGCGGATTGCTAATTGGTATTTTAGGAAGCCGTGTAATAAGTGGTGTTATTGGCAAATGGTTTGGATGGAGATTTATGTTTTCTGCTGCAACCATACTTATGGTGTTGCTTTTTATTTTACTTCAATATAAATTACCAAAAATTAAACCAAATTATAAAGGAAGTTACGGAAGTTTATTAAAATCTATAGGGCATTATTTTAAAACAGAACCTTCCTTACGATTGGCTGCTTTACGCGGCGGACTTGGTTTTGCCGGATTAAGTGTTTTTTGGACCACCTTTGTTTTTTTAATGGAAGATCATTTTAATTACGATAGTGATATTGCTGGTGCTTTTGGTGTCTTTGGTATTGTTGGAGCACTTGGAGCAACCGTTGTAGGAAAGATGAATGATAAATATACCAGAAAGAGTATGATTATCTTCTCTACCGTATTATTAATGGTTTCTTGGGTTATTTTCTTCTTTTCTGGATATTCACTAATAGGTTTAGCTTTGGGAGTAATTATTGTAGATTTAGGGATGCAAGTATTACATATTACCAACCAAGTTACTATTTTTTCTAAGAATCCAGAAGCACGAAACCGAGTGAATACAGTGTATATGGTTGGCTTTTTTATTGGTGGTGCTTTTGGTACTTTTTTTGGGGCTTATGCTTGGCAAAACTTTGGTTGGAAAGGTGTTGCTGGTTTAGGACTTTTAATATCTGTGAGTATTTTAGTCGTTCAATTTATTTATGAACCTAAAACTTCAATCATAAAAGAAGTCTAA
- a CDS encoding mechanosensitive ion channel family protein, translating into MKFAHLLYNYLITTGISETYAAYINMFALLIVVLIITFLIDYIIRKIIVQLFTQFALRSKTNFDDLLVKNKVPRNVAHIIPLIFALECVPAVFLDFPYIENIFQKSLEVFTIVLILWIVRSLLNSLKDYFKTLPNLKDKPIDSYTQVFMIFAWVFGILSAFAIITGIEFIKFITTIGAASAVIILVFKDTILGFVASIQVSINDMVRIGDWITFEKYGADGDVIEINLSTVKVQNFDKTITTIPTYALISDSFKNWRGMTNSGGRRIKRSLNINLESIHYLSTQEVNDLKKIQSITTYLENRQADIDAYNETNNINKELLLNGRNLTNIGVFRKYIETYIENHSGTNKEMMIMVRQMAPETQGIPIEIYAFSSDKRWKNYEYIMSDIFDHVIAAVPYFNLQIFELPSSSNFSNLK; encoded by the coding sequence ATGAAATTTGCACATTTATTATACAATTACTTAATAACTACTGGAATCTCAGAAACGTACGCTGCATATATAAATATGTTTGCTTTGCTAATAGTAGTATTGATTATTACGTTTTTAATCGATTATATTATTAGAAAAATAATAGTACAATTATTTACTCAGTTTGCTTTAAGAAGTAAAACTAATTTTGATGATTTATTAGTTAAAAATAAAGTACCACGGAATGTAGCGCATATTATTCCGTTAATTTTTGCTTTAGAATGTGTGCCTGCTGTATTTTTAGATTTTCCATATATAGAAAATATATTTCAGAAAAGTTTAGAGGTATTTACCATTGTTTTAATACTTTGGATTGTAAGAAGTTTATTAAATTCTCTTAAAGATTATTTTAAAACCTTACCCAATTTAAAAGACAAACCAATAGATAGTTACACGCAAGTATTTATGATTTTTGCTTGGGTATTCGGAATTTTATCTGCTTTTGCTATTATTACAGGTATTGAGTTTATTAAATTTATTACCACCATTGGTGCTGCTTCTGCAGTTATAATCTTAGTATTTAAAGATACTATTTTAGGGTTTGTTGCCAGTATTCAGGTTTCTATCAATGATATGGTAAGAATTGGAGATTGGATTACTTTTGAAAAATATGGTGCAGACGGAGATGTTATTGAAATTAATTTATCAACCGTAAAAGTCCAAAATTTTGATAAAACCATTACCACAATTCCTACTTATGCCTTAATTTCAGATTCTTTTAAAAACTGGCGCGGAATGACTAATTCTGGTGGTAGACGTATAAAAAGGTCTTTAAATATTAACTTAGAAAGCATTCATTATCTATCTACACAAGAAGTTAATGATTTAAAGAAAATTCAGTCAATTACTACTTATTTAGAAAACCGTCAAGCAGATATTGACGCCTATAATGAGACCAATAATATCAATAAAGAATTACTGCTAAACGGTAGAAACCTTACCAATATTGGTGTTTTTAGAAAATATATTGAAACATATATAGAAAATCATTCTGGTACGAATAAAGAAATGATGATTATGGTGCGTCAAATGGCACCAGAAACGCAAGGAATCCCTATTGAAATTTATGCTTTTAGTAGTGATAAACGCTGGAAAAACTACGAATACATAATGTCGGATATTTTTGATCATGTAATAGCTGCAGTCCCTTATTTTAATTTACAAATCTTTGAATTGCCTAGTAGTTCTAATTTTTCTAACTTAAAATAA
- a CDS encoding thiamine phosphate synthase, with the protein MIPKLHYISQGNSPKEHLENIQKACSAGAELVQLHINAISEKKYLKLALEAREITSHFQTRLILSNHYKIAKEVKADGVHLENTDFCATTALEHLFTWQIVGGTANNLKDCKALISKKVDYITLSPFRDTKNQDNLPTALGLNGFSLIVEALKTETPIIGAGEITTEDVTAILETGVSGIAVSDEISSNFDTIKKFNQLLSASSTEEQRHTF; encoded by the coding sequence ATGATACCTAAACTACATTATATATCTCAAGGTAATTCTCCCAAAGAACATCTAGAAAATATTCAGAAAGCGTGTTCGGCTGGAGCAGAATTAGTGCAATTACATATAAATGCTATTTCTGAAAAAAAATATCTAAAATTAGCATTAGAAGCTAGAGAAATTACGTCTCACTTTCAAACAAGATTAATTTTAAGCAATCACTATAAAATTGCAAAAGAAGTAAAAGCAGATGGCGTTCATTTAGAAAACACAGATTTCTGTGCAACAACAGCATTAGAACATTTATTTACTTGGCAAATTGTTGGCGGAACTGCAAACAACTTAAAAGATTGTAAAGCCTTAATTAGCAAAAAGGTAGATTATATTACTTTAAGTCCGTTTAGAGATACCAAAAACCAAGATAACTTACCTACCGCTTTAGGATTAAATGGGTTTTCTTTAATTGTTGAAGCTTTAAAAACTGAAACGCCTATTATTGGAGCTGGAGAAATAACGACAGAAGATGTTACGGCTATTTTAGAAACAGGTGTTTCTGGAATTGCTGTTTCCGATGAAATTTCAAGCAATTTTGATACTATCAAAAAATTCAACCAATTATTAAGTGCATCTTCCACAGAAGAGCAGCGTCATACTTTTTAG
- a CDS encoding DEAD/DEAH box helicase, giving the protein MPFKKLHADIKEILESLEITTPTLFQSKSIPVIKSGANVFCTAPTGAGKTTTLVLTTLHKLKCEEVGTAPRALVLVENSEKALALHDEFIKLSKYDALRIYACDDREHIELLKSEIFEGVDVLIATPKTMNKLLLLEGINTTQLKIFNIDDAEFLIEKTAYAALMAITQSIHKCQYVLYSDKMHPILKRFESYFMQYAKTISLK; this is encoded by the coding sequence ATGCCTTTTAAAAAATTACATGCAGATATAAAAGAGATTTTAGAATCTCTAGAAATAACAACCCCTACTCTATTTCAAAGTAAAAGTATACCTGTTATTAAAAGTGGTGCAAACGTATTTTGTACAGCTCCAACAGGTGCCGGAAAAACAACTACTTTAGTACTTACTACTTTACACAAATTAAAATGTGAAGAAGTTGGTACAGCACCAAGAGCATTGGTTTTAGTAGAAAACTCAGAAAAAGCCCTTGCATTACATGATGAATTTATAAAACTTAGTAAATATGATGCTTTGCGTATTTATGCTTGTGATGATAGAGAACACATAGAATTGTTAAAATCAGAAATATTTGAAGGTGTAGACGTACTTATTGCTACGCCTAAAACTATGAATAAATTGCTTTTATTAGAAGGAATAAACACAACGCAATTAAAGATTTTTAACATTGATGATGCTGAATTTTTAATTGAAAAAACGGCGTATGCAGCATTAATGGCAATTACACAAAGTATTCATAAATGTCAATATGTATTATATTCAGATAAAATGCACCCAATTTTAAAACGATTTGAGTCTTATTTTATGCAATACGCAAAAACAATATCTCTTAAATAA
- a CDS encoding MarC family protein has protein sequence MDNLITFAITVFTGFFAITNPISNMTVFVSLTRGLDKKTKRDINKRSNIIAFVIVTVFVLLGKYIFELFNISIPAFKITGGILIFYIGFEMLQSKKSDVKNIKNVDVDEDIAVSPLAIPILAGPGTIVTAMNFVANVETIHIILVIAIFGTMSLITFYTFRLSDLIVKVVGNNVISVIGKIMGLIIAIIGTGMVITGIKISFQLMSL, from the coding sequence ATGGATAATCTAATCACCTTTGCAATAACTGTCTTTACAGGTTTTTTTGCTATAACCAATCCCATCTCAAACATGACGGTTTTTGTGTCTTTAACACGAGGATTAGATAAAAAGACAAAAAGAGACATTAATAAGCGTAGTAATATTATTGCTTTTGTAATTGTAACTGTTTTTGTTCTTTTAGGTAAATATATTTTTGAGTTGTTTAATATAAGTATTCCTGCATTTAAAATTACAGGTGGTATTTTAATTTTTTATATTGGATTTGAAATGCTACAATCTAAAAAATCTGATGTAAAAAATATAAAAAATGTAGATGTTGATGAAGATATTGCGGTGTCTCCATTGGCAATTCCTATTTTGGCAGGCCCAGGAACCATTGTAACTGCTATGAATTTTGTGGCAAATGTAGAAACCATACACATCATTTTAGTTATTGCTATATTCGGAACTATGAGTTTAATTACTTTTTATACTTTTAGATTAAGTGATTTAATAGTAAAAGTAGTTGGTAATAACGTAATTTCTGTTATTGGTAAAATAATGGGTTTAATAATTGCCATTATTGGTACAGGTATGGTGATTACAGGTATTAAAATTTCTTTTCAATTAATGTCTTTATAA
- a CDS encoding cation:proton antiporter: MTGSLLFIAIILLAGAIICVSIAKRLGLSSVLGYLIAGVVIGPYMLGVIGEEGQDIMHISEFGVVIMLFLIGLEIEPKNFWNMRKTILGMGGIQVSVTMLLSYYLFIYFDYESKVALVLSMAVALSSTAIVLQTIKEKGFMNTTSGTSAFSILLFQDIVVIFMIGSIPLMASSNLKTVNNNHGGHVNLLDGLPMELQALAIIASVVFIIVAGRYLIVPMLRKVVKSGVRELLIAAAFLIVFGISFVMEYVGLSPALGAFLGGVVLSNSEFKHELESTLEPFKNLMLGLFFIAVGASINFIVIANSPFTIGGILVAVIFIKAIVLFIVGLIFKLKIDQNLLLTFNLSQVGEFAFVLLSFAFQSSILDQEHLDIMLVVTALTMAITPIASMINERLILPRIGTKESVKRPMDEHTKSEKIILVGFGQFGSTIGRFLKSHDIETTILDHDSNRVDYLRKLGFEVYYGDATRMGLLESAGIADAKILICAVDNPDAAHEISKQVKKKYPHVELMVRARNRYDAYELVNLGIENIYRETLETSLTLACDVLTKVGFQKETLKKQVTNFIKYDEESIRRLAAEPKGDDNYIFKKREEYKQQVASLKEDIKRDKIGS, from the coding sequence ATGACAGGAAGTCTACTTTTTATTGCAATTATATTGTTAGCAGGAGCAATTATTTGCGTGTCTATTGCCAAACGATTAGGTTTAAGTTCTGTATTGGGCTATTTAATAGCAGGTGTTGTAATTGGGCCTTATATGCTAGGAGTTATTGGAGAAGAAGGACAAGATATTATGCATATTTCTGAGTTTGGGGTTGTAATAATGTTGTTTTTAATAGGTCTAGAGATTGAGCCTAAGAATTTTTGGAACATGCGAAAAACCATTTTAGGAATGGGAGGTATACAAGTTTCTGTAACCATGTTATTATCTTATTATCTCTTTATATATTTTGATTACGAATCTAAAGTTGCCTTGGTATTATCTATGGCTGTAGCACTTTCTTCTACTGCAATTGTACTACAGACTATAAAAGAAAAAGGATTTATGAATACCACTTCTGGCACCTCTGCTTTTTCAATTTTATTGTTTCAAGATATCGTTGTTATTTTTATGATTGGTTCTATACCGTTAATGGCTAGTTCTAATCTAAAAACAGTTAACAATAATCATGGTGGGCACGTAAATTTATTAGATGGTTTGCCAATGGAACTGCAAGCCTTAGCCATTATTGCATCTGTAGTTTTTATTATTGTAGCTGGTCGTTATTTAATTGTACCTATGTTACGTAAAGTTGTAAAATCTGGAGTTAGAGAGCTCTTAATTGCAGCTGCTTTTTTAATTGTTTTTGGTATTTCATTTGTTATGGAGTATGTTGGGTTAAGTCCGGCGTTAGGAGCCTTTTTAGGAGGTGTAGTCTTATCTAATAGTGAGTTTAAGCATGAGCTAGAAAGCACTTTAGAACCCTTTAAAAATCTTATGTTAGGGTTGTTTTTTATTGCTGTTGGTGCTTCTATTAACTTTATTGTAATTGCTAATAGTCCTTTTACTATTGGAGGTATTTTAGTTGCTGTTATTTTTATAAAAGCCATTGTTTTATTTATAGTAGGCCTTATTTTTAAATTAAAAATAGATCAGAATTTATTGTTGACTTTTAATTTATCGCAAGTAGGGGAGTTTGCTTTTGTATTGTTGTCCTTTGCTTTTCAATCTAGTATTTTAGACCAAGAACATCTAGACATTATGCTTGTTGTTACCGCCTTAACTATGGCTATTACACCTATTGCTAGTATGATTAATGAGCGTTTAATTCTTCCTAGAATAGGGACAAAAGAGTCTGTAAAAAGACCCATGGACGAACACACAAAATCTGAAAAAATTATATTGGTTGGTTTTGGACAATTTGGAAGTACTATAGGTCGTTTTTTAAAATCTCATGATATAGAAACCACTATTTTAGACCACGACTCTAATCGAGTAGATTATCTTAGAAAATTAGGTTTTGAAGTGTATTATGGTGATGCAACACGTATGGGGTTATTAGAGTCTGCCGGTATTGCAGATGCTAAAATTTTAATTTGTGCAGTAGACAATCCAGATGCTGCCCATGAAATAAGCAAACAGGTTAAGAAAAAATATCCGCATGTAGAATTAATGGTTAGAGCAAGAAATAGATATGATGCCTACGAGTTGGTTAATTTAGGAATAGAAAATATATATCGAGAAACTTTAGAGACTTCCTTAACGTTAGCTTGTGATGTTTTAACTAAAGTTGGTTTTCAAAAAGAAACATTAAAAAAACAAGTTACCAACTTTATTAAGTACGACGAAGAAAGTATAAGACGTTTGGCAGCAGAACCTAAAGGAGACGATAATTATATATTTAAAAAGCGTGAAGAATATAAACAGCAAGTAGCATCTCTTAAAGAAGATATTAAAAGAGATAAAATAGGATCATAA
- a CDS encoding outer membrane beta-barrel protein yields the protein MKQLITAVAAILVSTASLAQFQISASSGYAMGSAGMLTGTTTTTTGTENNYGSYGEGSNFQLRGTYFLNEKFGLELGLGYLHGADQTINKTSIPGVAEVNAIARARAFGGSVSMIYNFSSNFYGRIGALIKVGGKTEAVVYNKSFYTDANPSPQGLPNGSYSETNYIEDFHGQFPLGFVGALGYSYDLNEHFALFVEAEYYGISLKRKDSEFKEFNTDVALADGTVVANFNLESGLPKPTGAGNDVFNTTTYVDELSHAEAIEQLATAKAASQAGEATHIKKLSQKVPYSSFGLNFGVTYKFSGSSK from the coding sequence ATGAAACAATTAATTACAGCAGTCGCAGCAATTTTAGTGAGTACAGCTTCTTTAGCACAATTTCAAATATCGGCAAGTAGTGGTTACGCAATGGGTAGTGCTGGGATGCTTACAGGAACTACAACAACTACAACAGGTACAGAAAACAATTATGGTAGTTATGGTGAAGGTTCGAATTTTCAGTTAAGAGGAACTTATTTTTTAAATGAAAAATTTGGGCTTGAATTAGGTTTGGGATATTTACATGGTGCAGACCAAACAATTAATAAAACATCTATACCAGGTGTTGCAGAAGTAAACGCCATTGCAAGAGCACGTGCGTTTGGAGGATCTGTTTCTATGATTTATAATTTTTCATCTAACTTTTACGGACGTATTGGTGCTTTAATTAAAGTTGGTGGTAAAACAGAAGCTGTTGTTTATAACAAATCTTTCTATACAGATGCAAATCCATCGCCCCAAGGATTACCTAATGGTTCTTATTCTGAAACAAATTATATAGAAGACTTTCATGGGCAATTTCCTTTAGGTTTTGTGGGTGCATTAGGATATTCTTATGATTTAAATGAACATTTTGCTCTTTTTGTAGAAGCAGAATACTACGGAATTAGTTTAAAAAGAAAGGATTCTGAATTTAAAGAATTTAATACAGATGTTGCTTTAGCAGATGGTACAGTCGTTGCTAATTTCAATTTAGAAAGTGGCTTGCCAAAACCTACTGGTGCTGGTAATGATGTTTTTAACACAACCACTTATGTAGATGAATTATCTCATGCAGAAGCAATTGAGCAATTAGCAACAGCAAAAGCAGCATCACAAGCAGGAGAAGCTACTCATATCAAAAAATTATCTCAAAAAGTTCCTTATTCTTCTTTTGGGTTAAATTTTGGAGTTACTTATAAATTTAGTGGTTCTAGTAAATAA
- a CDS encoding oxidoreductase — MKRIIIFIFGFLAFVSCADIYQPREIKTITVKEFKIDSVSIRAIQVINKNEVVYAGSNGNIGFFSDNENSKLKPIVLEIKYQDSIRPNFRSIASNNKGIFALSIGNPALLYQLSDGKVTLKYTENHEKVFYDALQFFNDNQHGIAVGDPTENCASILLTSDGGDTWHKIPCANLPKFEDGEAFFAASNTNIKTIGNTVWIASGGKKARILKSDDFGNTWQIYNTPIVQGNGPQGIYSIDFVDKNNGIIIGGDYSKPLENNANKAITNNGGLTWTLVSDGQNPNYKSCVQYVPKTKGKEVFAVGVTGISYSNNGGITWTEVSKEPYYAIQFVDRKTAWLSGNNKLGKLVLK, encoded by the coding sequence ATGAAGAGAATAATCATATTTATTTTTGGTTTCCTAGCTTTTGTGTCTTGTGCAGACATTTATCAACCTAGAGAAATCAAGACTATTACCGTAAAAGAATTTAAAATAGACAGTGTTAGCATACGTGCAATTCAGGTTATTAATAAAAATGAAGTTGTATATGCAGGCTCAAATGGAAATATTGGTTTCTTTTCTGATAATGAGAATTCTAAGTTAAAACCTATTGTTTTAGAAATTAAATATCAAGATTCTATTCGCCCAAATTTTAGAAGTATTGCTTCAAATAATAAAGGTATTTTTGCTTTAAGTATTGGTAATCCTGCTTTATTATATCAACTTTCAGATGGAAAAGTAACCTTAAAATACACAGAGAATCACGAGAAAGTTTTTTATGATGCTTTGCAGTTTTTTAATGATAACCAACATGGCATTGCGGTTGGAGATCCTACAGAAAATTGTGCGTCTATTCTTCTAACTTCAGATGGTGGAGATACTTGGCATAAAATTCCGTGTGCTAATTTACCTAAATTTGAAGATGGTGAAGCTTTTTTTGCTGCAAGTAATACCAATATTAAAACTATTGGAAATACAGTTTGGATAGCATCTGGAGGAAAAAAAGCACGCATTTTAAAGTCGGATGATTTTGGAAATACTTGGCAAATTTATAACACGCCAATTGTGCAAGGAAATGGACCACAAGGTATTTATTCTATTGATTTTGTTGATAAAAATAATGGAATTATAATAGGTGGTGACTACTCTAAACCTTTAGAAAATAACGCAAATAAAGCCATAACTAATAACGGCGGACTCACTTGGACTTTAGTTTCCGATGGACAAAACCCTAACTACAAAAGCTGTGTGCAGTATGTGCCTAAAACCAAAGGAAAAGAAGTTTTTGCTGTTGGTGTAACAGGAATTTCATATTCTAATAATGGTGGTATTACCTGGACAGAGGTTAGTAAAGAACCGTATTATGCGATACAGTTTGTAGATAGAAAAACCGCTTGGTTATCTGGTAACAATAAATTAGGAAAACTAGTTTTAAAGTAG